The genomic stretch cgggaatataccagaatatcatcaatgaagactatcacgaatgagtccaaataagacctgaacactcggttcatcaaatccataaaagctgctagggcatttgtcaacccaaatgacatgaccaagaactcctaatgcccataccgagtgcgaaaagctgtcttagggacatcagatgccctaatcctcaactaatggtagccagatctcaagtctatttttgaaaataccttggcaccctgaagctaatcgaacaaatcatcaatcctcggcagtggatacttattcttgatggtgactttgttcaactgccggtaatcatgcacattctcatcgaaccatcctttttcttgacaaacaacaccggcgcaccccaaggtgaaatgcagggtctaatgaaacccttctcaagcaaatcttgcaactgctccttcaactctttcaactctggcggggccatgcgatatggcggaatagaaatgggttgagtgccagGAATCAAAccgatgcagaaatcaatatccctatcgggtggcatacccgtcaagtctgaagggaaaacatcaggaaactcacgaaccacgggcacCGAATCAATatagggaacctcagcactggaatcacgaacataagcaaaataggccaaacaccccttctcgaccatacgctgagccttcacgtacgagataacactgcgggtagaatgacaggagtccccctccactctaaacggggcaaatccggtaaagctaaggtcacagtcttggcgtgacaatccaagaTGGCGTAGTACggggataactagtccatccccaatataacatcgaagtcgaccatgtctaacaACAACAAATCGACACGGgcctcaagacccccaatcaccacaatacatgaatgatgaactcgatcgaccataatagaatcacccaccgatgtagacacataaacaataatactcaatgaatcactaggcatgaccaggtacggtgcaaaataagatgacacatacgaatacgtagaccctggatcaaatagcactgaagcatctctatcacaaaccagaatggtaCATGTAATGACTACATCTGAAACCTCaacctcgggcctagctggaagggcgtaacatcggggctgtgccctaccaccctgaactacatctctggcaattagcaagtagcaattaagactcaacttctattccctcaagctaaggttagaccaaacacttacctcaacttccacggccaaatcaGTCCACAACAACCGCTTTCcctctcgaattcggctccaactaAATCAAGtctatacaataatgacttcataatatcaatatatgctaatcaaatcaaacccaatgcctaattatagatttccaagcttttttcccaaaatcccaaaaatcgaccccggactcGCTTGGTCAAAACGCGAGGTTCAGACCAAATTCATATCTCCCATTCACcaacgagcccgaatatataatttgttttcaaatttgaccccaaaatgaggtctaaatcaagaaaaatcaaaaagtcctaactctacccaaatccccaattttctaccctaaattacatgttttaggcttaggaattcatgagatgttgaagaaaatGGAAGGAAACAAGCAAGGATTACTAACCCACGAAGTCTTTGGTGAAGGATAGCTTCAATGGACGCCTAAGGACCTTGGAGAAGAAGGAGTTTGTGAAAGCTTAATGAAATCCCGTAGCTACTGtttctgaaaattaaaaatataactgggcgaaattgcccttcgcgttcgcgacaggcttgtcgcgttcgcgaagggtagggCTTAACAGACCATCACGTTCGCGGAAGGAGGCACGTGAACGCGGAGAGTAAAATGGTGAGGCTCTGAAATTGGTCTATGCGAACGCGGGAAGAggcacgcgaacgcgaagaggcaAAGCTACGCGAACGCGAGTAGGCTTACGCGAACGCGCTGAAGAAAAGGAGACTCAGCCCTCAGAGTCAAATAACCCTACGTGAATGCAAGGTGAGGAACGTGAACGTGAAGGAGGAAAAATTAGAGCATCGCAAACGCGAGAGGAACAATGCGAACGCGTAGAAGAAACTGGgtctgcaacagctgaagcaaatctgcaatttttctaagtttgaaaccactccgaaacactcccgagccctcagggctcctagccaaacacatgcactaactcaacaacgttctacgaacttaaccgtgcaatcaaatcgccaaaataacataaaAACCACGAATCTAACCTCAAAATCACTAGtttttcttcaaacttcataaactttcaaatttagagttttaagtccgaaacacgtcaaacgacgtccaatttcaaccaaacttcacagaaatatcttaaaccacatataatacctgtaccgggcaccgaaactaaaatacgagcccgataccagcACGTTCTAaccaattttcatttcaattttctttataaatttcagaaaaataattttactcaaaaattcatttctcgggcttgggacctcgaaattcgattccgggcatatgcccaagtcccatattttcctacggaccctccgggactgtcaaatcacgggtccgggtccgtttacccaaaatgttgaccgaagtcaaatttattcattttaacatcaaaacttagcatttttcacaaaatttcatatttaagcttttcggctacgtgtccggactacgcacgcaaattgaagcgactctaaatgagattttcaaggcctcggaagcacataatgggtaagaaaataggtgatgaccctttgggtcgtcacaacaaCAGAATATCACTACGATTAAACAACTTCACCAGTGTAAACTACTCAGCGAGACCAACCAAGGTGTACCACGAGGCACCCATAAACCAATAAAGAAAAACAATATAATAAAACAAAACCAGGAAATCATTGAATGCTTTAATAAGGAGACCTACGATTAATATGAAGCAATTAGACATGAAAGCATTtatgagcaagtagcaattaaggcaTGGAAGCATTTATGAGCTAGCAATTAAGGCATGGAAGCAGTTTAAGCAGGTAGCAATTAAGACAAGGAATGATATAATAGGAAACGGGGAAGGGAACGaattaaaattggaaatttggtggCGCAttggtactcgtcaccacacctatatgccACACACATGAGATTTCACATACCACATAAGTTGGGGATTCCTATtctctcaagtcaaggttaaaccaaatacttacctcaagccaacgggtaATTCAACACTCAACCAttgctttacctctcgattccaccaccaattcactcgtatctagccataattaattcaataacatcaataaattaTGAATAacccaattctaatgcatgaatatgaattctcaaatgttttccccaaaaagtcaaaactcgacccccggcccgcttggtcaaaactcgaagttcgaaccaaagcctgactacccattcacccacgaacccaaatatgcaattagttttgaaatccgaccttaaattgaggtccaaatcctcaaaatttaaaaatcctaatttctacccaaaaacacctaatttcccatgaaaaatcctagattttgagatgaaatcatgtaaaaagatgaagtatattgaaagaaatgagttagaagtTGTTTtcctatgatttggagaagaacttttctttggaaaatcgcctatgagagcttagggtttgagaggatttgaaaaatgatgaaaatcccATCTAAGTTATAATTTACATAGTCGcagttatcgcatttgcgatgaaaagttcgcaaatgcgaactcagaAATGTGGAgaaggcttcgcaaatgcgaaggttggCCTGGCCTGTTGCCTTCGAAATTGCGAACATTGTTCACAATTGCGGCTACTGtgcatgtcgcatttgcgacgatgaacttcgcatttgcgaaggtcccCTGCCCTTCCCAGTCTTTGCAATTGCGATGATCCTTCGCAATTGCGGTGCTTGCATTTGCAAGCcagactttgcaaatgcgatgtATGCAGACCTTCAATCACACCAGCAATTTCCTTAAGTCTCAAAACACTCCGTAGACTAtcaaaaactcacccgagccctcggatctccaaatcaaacatgcacacaagtctaaaaatatcatacggacttgctcgtgtgattAAATTATCAAAatgacatcaacaactatgaatttaacctcaaattcatgaaattctttaagaacattgaaattttcaTTCTCTCAACTAagggtccgatttatatcaaatcaactccgattcttaccaaatttcacaggttcgacttaaatattatattaagcctgtaccgggctccggaacctaATACGGGCTGATACCATCAAGAGTTTACACCATTTCATTTCAAAaaatctttatattttccagcaaataattttctttaaaaattcttttctcgggctaaggacctcggaattcgatttcgggaatacgcccaagtcccatattttactatagACCCTACATGACCGTCAAATCAtgagtccgggtccatttaccaaaaatgctgaccgaagtcaactttaacctATTTTAAAGGCCAAACTCATTATTTCTCAAATTGTTTCACACAAAAGCTTTCTGGTATCACGCCCAGACTGTGTACGCAAAGCAAGGagagacaaaaggaggttttcaaggcctcagaatatGGAAAcggattttaaaataaaagatgaccttttaggtcatcacattctccacctctaaaacaatcgttcgtcctcgaacgaacatagaaaagtacctgagtaggtgaaaagatggggatattggctccgcatatcagactcggactcccaggtcgctggtTCAACAGgttgacctctctactgcacacgaactgaagggaaattctttgATATCAACTGACgcacctgccggtctagaatagctatcggctcctccccataggtcaagtccttgtccaattggacagtgctgaagtctaacacgtgggatggatcaccgtgatacttccgaagcatggacacataaaacactggatgcaGAGCTGATAAACTCGGCAGCAATgaaagtctgtaagccacctctcccactcgatcaaggatctcaaaaggcccaataaacctagggcttagcttgcccttcttcccaaatctcatcacgcccttcataagcgacacccgaagcaacactcgctctccaaccatgaatgccacaccacgaaccttgcggtcggcataactcttttgcctggactgagctgcacgaagcctatcttgaatgatcttaaccttgtccaagacTAAATACGTACCCAACAATTGAGcatctcccggctcaaaccacccaatcggcgatcgacaccgtctaccatataatgcctcatagggagccatctggatgctcgactgatagctgttgttgtaggcgaactccactaatggcaagaactgatcccaagaacttccaaagtcaataacacatgctcggagcatatcttccaaaatctgaatggtatgctcggactgcccgtccgtctgaggatgaaatgttgtgctcaacttgacCCGTGTACCCAGCTCACActaaactgctctccagaaatgcgaggtaaactacgtaccttggtcagaaatgatagacacgggcacaccatgaagacgaacaatctcccggatatagatctcagctaacctctctaaagaataggagactgccacaggaatgaaatgcgctgacttagtcagcctatcaacaataacccataccacATCGAAAtttctctgagtccgtgggagtccaacaacaaattcCATAGTGATACGCTGCCACTTCCACTGAGGAATCTCAATctactgaagcaaaccaccaggtctttgatgctcgcactttacctgttgacaattcaaacactgagctacatacgcaacaatatctttcttcatcctcctctaccaataatgttgtcgcaagtcctgatacatcttagcggcacccggatgaatggaataccgggaactataggcctcctctagaatcaactcacgaagtccatccacattaggcgcGCAAATACGACCCTACAtcttcaaaactccatcatctccaactgtgacctgcttggcaccactgtgctacactgtgtccctaaggacaagaaaatgagggtcatcatactgccgatctctgatatgatcaaataatgaagaccgaacgactatacaagctaaaacacgactgggctcagaaacatccaacctcatgaactgattggctaaagcctgaacatccaaagcaagcggtctctcaccgaccggaatatatgcaaggcttcCCATACtaactgacttcctactcaaagcaacggccactacattggcctttcccggatgatacaagatggtgatatcatagtctttcaatagttcCACCCACTTTCTCTGCCTCaagtttagctccttctgcttgaacaaatactgaagactcttgtgatcttgccatataagtaatgcctccaaatattcagcgcgtgaacaatgactgctaactccaaatcatgaactggataattcttctcgcgaatcttcaactgtcgaagcatatgcaataaccttgccattctgcatcaacaccgcaccaagtccaatacgagatgcgtcacaatatactgtatatggccctgaacctgtgggcaacaccaacatcgGCGTCgtagtcaaagatgtcttgagcttctgaaagctcacctcacactcgtccgaccacctgaattgggcacccttctaggtcaacctggtcatcggggttgttATAGATAAAcacccctcaataaaccgacggtaatagcccgccaaacccaagaaactccggatctctgtagttgatgtgggtctaggctagtccttgacCACCTCTATCTTTTTCAGATCTatctgaataccctctactgatacaatgtgacccaagaatgaaattgaactcaaccaaaactcacacttcaaaagcttagcatataactgactgctctcaaagtctaaagaacaacttgaagatgctgctcatgctcctctcggttgctggagtaaatcaaaatatcatcaatgaagacaatcataaAGGAATTcaggtaaggcttgaacacccggttcatcaaatccataaagtctgctggggcatttatcaaccaaaatgacatcactaagaactcataatgcccgtacctagtgcgaaaagctgtcttatgGACAACAGATGCCCTaatactcaactgatggtagctagatctcaaatcaatcttcgaaaacactttggcaccctgaagctgatcaaataaatcatcaatcctcggcaatggatacttgttcttgaaggtgactttgttcaactaccgataatctatgcatatcctcatcgacccatccttcttcttaacgaacaacaccggcacaccccaaggcgagacactaggtataataaagcctttatccagcaagtcctgcaactattatttcaattctttcaacttggGCGGGGCTATACGacatggcggaatagaaatgggctgagcgcctagagccaaatcaatgcaaaagtcaatattcctatcgggtggcatctctagcaggtctgcaggaaatgcCTCTGGAAAATCTCGAACAACtagcacagaatccatagaaggaacctcagcaatAGAATCATGAATAtacgccaaataagccaaacaccctttttcaaccatacaccgagcctttaTATACGAAATAACCCTACTAACAGAATGACTGCGAGTCcttctccactccaatcgaggcaaacCCGACAAggataaggtcacagtcttggcgtgatTGTCCAATATgacatgataaggtgacagccaattcatccccaatatgacatcaaaatcaccCATATCCAGAAGTAAGAGGTCTatacgggtctcaagacccccaataataaccacgt from Nicotiana sylvestris chromosome 12, ASM39365v2, whole genome shotgun sequence encodes the following:
- the LOC138883754 gene encoding uncharacterized protein, which translates into the protein MILASPTQPTRGRGQGATGRGQPARGGGQAIRGGGQAARGGGQPTRGYPWDIVQGGGAQPQCYAFPARPEAESSDVAITGTVSVCSRDVSVLFDPGSTYSYVSSYFASYLVVPHDSLSTPVYMSMPMGDSIIVDRVYRSYVVIIGGLETRIDLLLLDMGDFDVILGMNWLSPYHVILDNHAKTVTLSLSGLPRLEWRRTRSHSVSRVISYIKARCMVEKGCLAYLAYIHDSIAEVPSMDSVLVVRDFPEAFPADLLEMPPDRNIDFCIDLALGAQPISIPPCRIAPPKLKELK